One genomic region from Henningerozyma blattae CBS 6284 chromosome 2, complete genome encodes:
- the TBLA0B03020 gene encoding uncharacterized protein, giving the protein MVHLATTLIHSDDKNNRVTDVAPPINVSSTFRYDNNNLIPANEVDDFLASIEQSPVYSRESHPNSSRVQSILSDLLGGHAVIYNSGCSAFHAVMCHYNPKRFFMDGGYFGVHAIADLITRNYGLEQHSLDEIEEFAQPGDLVHLESPLNPFGTASDIKALADRVHSKGAILSIDSTLAPPPLQNVWNFGADIVLHSATKYFGGHSDLLAGVLAVKTKEQANELIEDRIHLGTNIGNLESYLLLRSLRTYEMRIMKQSDNATKIVKYLHNHKESLKGSLKEIFHTSLQNESFINKQLSGGHGAVFSIILNSINQCKKLPLHLKYFQHATSLGGIESLIEWRAMSDDKIDQCLIRVSVGCENVEDLIKDLENALLTVAKQS; this is encoded by the coding sequence atggttcATTTGGCTACTACATTAATCCATAGTGATGACAAAAACAATCGTGTGACCGATGTTGCTCCACCAATTAATGTTTCTAGTACTTTTCGGTATGATAACAACAATTTAATTCCAGCTAATGAAGTCGATGATTTTTTAGCAAGTATTGAGCAATCTCCAGTTTATTCAAGAGAATCTCATCCAAATAGTTCTCGGGTACAAAGTATTCTTTCTGATTTATTGGGTGGTCATGCAGTTATTTATAATTCAGGTTGTTCTGCCTTCCATGCAGTTATGTGTCATTATAATCCAAAGAGATTTTTTATGGATGGGGGTTATTTTGGTGTCCATGCTATTGCTGATTTAATAACTAGAAATTATGGTTTAGAACAGCATTCTTTGGAcgaaattgaagaatttgctCAACCTGGTGATCTAGTTCATTTGGAATCACCTTTGAATCCATTTGGTACTGCCTCAGATATAAAAGCTCTTGCTGATAGAGTTCATTCTAAAGGTGCTATCTTATCAATTGATTCCACTTTGGCTCCTCCTCCTTTACAAAATGTTTGGAACTTCGGAGCTGACATAGTTTTACATTCTGCtactaaatattttggtGGGCATTCAGATCTATTAGCTGGTGTTCTAGCTGTTAAAACTAAAGAGCAAGCCAATGAATTGATTGAAGATAGAATCCACTTAGGTACAAATATTGGTAATTTAGAAAGTTATTTGTTATTGAGATCTTTAAGAACTTATGAAATGAGAATTATGAAACAATCTGACAATGCAACAAAGattgttaaatatttacataaTCATAAAGAATCATTGAAAGGTTCattgaaagaaatttttcatacCTCTTTACAAAACgaatcttttattaataagCAATTATCTGGTGGCCATGGTGCtgtattttctattattttaaatagcATTAATCAATGTAAGAAATTACCACTgcatttaaaatatttccaacATGCTACATCCTTGGGTGGTATTGAATCATTAATCGAATGGAGAGCCATGAGtgatgataaaattgatCAATGCCTAATTAGAGTTTCAGTAGGTTGCGAAAATGTTGAAGATTTGATTAAAGATCTCGAA